CTTTGTAGGCAGATATTATGGAGAACACAGCAGGctgaaattattttacaaatacacTTGATATCTCTAATGCTAACGTATTTCAAACGACGAAAACGTCCTTTTAACAAAGCAAAGGCTCTTTCAATTACCTGTCTTTTGGATGACAgaaatttgttgaaattataTTGCTCTCTTGTTAAATTTCCATTGTCGCGAAATGGTGTTATAAGCCACCTCATTAGTGCGTAAGCCGCATCGCCTAGAATGTGATATTGTCCTTGCCTGCAGAGTTCATCTCCAATTTCAGATAAATGAGAATGCTTAAACGCCTTAGCGTCATGGCATCTTCCTGGCATACCTACACAAATGTTAACGAAACTAAGATCGTCTTTGCATACGGCCTGTAAAATTACAGAGtgaaatttttttctattatagtATGAATTGGGACATTCCAATGGCTGCTCAATCGGAATGTGGCTTCCATCGATTGCCCctataatgttttgaaattcgTATGTCCCCATTTCATTAAACTTTATTGCGACAGAATCCAATTCTTCAGGCCACTGAACAAATCTGGGGAGAAGATCATTTATTGCGTTAACAACCTTTTCTCTGTACTTGGTAAATGTTGAAACAGTTATATTAAACCGATCGCTTATTCCTAAAATAGTTTCTTGTGATGCTAAATATCGCAAAACGATCATTACTTTTTTCTCCAATGGTATTTCTTGTCGTCCCCCTCGATATGTTCTTTTTGCCAATTGTTCATTAGCTCCTAACAGTTGACATACAAGTTCAAAAGACTGAGGTGAAATCCTAAAAAATTTCTTGAACATATCTGGGAAATATCTTGGAACTGTCCACTCGAAAAAGTCCTGTGTTTTATGACGATCCTTTCGATCActgaaattaagaaaataaagatgTATATTTTCTGATACATAcaatttaatattcaaaatatccaatAGGAAAACGATTAAGTTGAACAGTGAAGAATTGATATGcttgataaatgtatttgatattatttttagtACAATTGTTTATTCTGAGAATGCTGGCTTTATAAACTGCTACACTTTTTTATGAAGGGTAATCTGGTAAACTTGTCCAGGACcgaattcataaaaaaataaaaatgccgAATCTCGAATTCACGAAAAAAGTAAGGAAAAGAAATCGGCCAAATCCCGAATTCCCGAATGATGTTATTTTTATAGCAATAAAAATGAAGGGGGATGGTATACATGCCGGTCACGCCCCTTTACACACATGCTTACACATACCAACAAATAGTAggaaaaatcaacaaattagCTCAAGGTAgtatatttcttaaaaataaaatacctttCCAAAAGGAAATTTGACTCATCATCTGAAGATTCCATCAATTCCATGGCAACACAAGTTGCCACACAAATAGCACTGCAATCGGCCATATTGTATATAGTCGGTTCGTTCGTTTCTACGGTTGGTCCGGTGTAGATCGACCACGTGGTCGGTGTATACCGAATTAGTCAGAAACGAATCGACCCAGTATTATTTTGGTCTATtctatgtcattatgatatatctcttatgaattactatataagTTGAACAACAAATGTctaaatcattcaatcgcgtagtggaatttactatttttggattctcataaattatacctataacttttggactagttaaactctcggtctatttctgtaatttgttcttgcatacttttgattttttaactctgtatgcttacattgcctatgtaaattttaaaactgtttgtatgcacattgaacgacaaatttgtgacgtatacatattttatgacgtcagacactcaagtcaatccatgtgttcgtagataaatgtttttgtgttctgttaaattgtctcttttaaaattgttatgcggTGATGACTGCTGTTccaatattttgactattttattaattgtgactgtttatttaacgcatcatgtaaatataacggaatttgatgagacttaTTAAAGAGatagggttagcgctatagaaccaggtttaatccaccattttctacatttgaaaatgtctgtaccaagtcaggaatgtgacagttcatgtctattcgtttttgatgcgtttaaagtgagagggttagcgctatagaaccaggtttaatccaccattttctacatttgaaaatgcctgtaccaagtcaggaatatgacagttattgtccattcgtttttgatgcgttttgttttttgattttcctccgagttcagtatttttgtgattttactttttgttatttgattttgccatgtgattatggaccttccg
The nucleotide sequence above comes from Mytilus trossulus isolate FHL-02 chromosome 5, PNRI_Mtr1.1.1.hap1, whole genome shotgun sequence. Encoded proteins:
- the LOC134718670 gene encoding putative nuclease HARBI1 — protein: MADCSAICVATCVAMELMESSDDESNFLLESDRKDRHKTQDFFEWTVPRYFPDMFKKFFRISPQSFELVCQLLGANEQLAKRTYRGGRQEIPLEKKVMIVLRYLASQETILGISDRFNITVSTFTKYREKVVNAINDLLPRFVQWPEELDSVAIKFNEMGTYEFQNIIGAIDGSHIPIEQPLECPNSYYNRKKFHSVILQAVCKDDLSFVNICVGMPGRCHDAKAFKHSHLSEIGDELCRQGQYHILGDAAYALMRWLITPFRDNGNLTREQYNFNKFLSSKRQVIERAFALLKGRFRRLKYVSIRDIKCICKIISACCVLHNICLQSDEDIAEFIDAEIDELDANLGENFPVNADNGEGILKRNNLTIELNRVNS